Proteins encoded together in one Amblyomma americanum isolate KBUSLIRL-KWMA chromosome 1, ASM5285725v1, whole genome shotgun sequence window:
- the LOC144111728 gene encoding uncharacterized protein LOC144111728 — protein sequence MMACPKVILAKSTAAVGGLPAGGPLGQPAAMALHASAFCPINNVGLNRVIAPPLSNYTMSYVQPTLFSSTPSYPSKYDVFQVPGGTLVVPRSADLTSYLAPPPPPQQLFYSPLSLQPQPSHYAFLSNTAVQAPPLVPFSLQPPEQPTFPSFVNNAFVSTASYASPPEPLPSSYGSAPSNDLFLTGGTHLLQPTDPFPKVCPLLESKQETPEQTSYAAAAPFANFHGDTSTSPAPFSTSGPYSSPKSLPFPKTGLPAPRPILACPRAQEAANPVPSLPAPCPRPLQRPFEPDSRFSMGTLRTEPEPPLCHGEETRLCFGSPPLSASSLSSLDNASSADTVRVTLTDSSSTLEFPPVELKVPDEPIAPVLPTTPPVPTPVPTPPPSTPQLLENVDKVHDIYAFETNSDEESGVPKFKFQKRHEVAKYCYAGCARTQPFRRRGSYDMFDFLASVHRKAPAPEFHCKDEETDECVQRRRSIQDKELATIISFHRLKDSAKATVGVYRSLIHGRGLYSMRDIDAGEMVIEYAGEVIRSVLTDKRERLYESRGIGCYMFRIDEDQVVDATTHGNAARFINHSCDPNCFSKVITVYGQKHIIIYALRKIHKGEELTYDYKFPKEDVKIPCTCGARRCRKFLN from the coding sequence ATGATGGCTTGTCCGAAAGTGATCCTGGCCAAAAGCACGGCGGCCGTCGGCGGCCTGCCTGCGGGCGGACCGCTGGGGCAGCCGGCGGCTATGGCCTTGCACGCATCTGCCTTTTGCCCCATCAACAACGTCGGCTTGAACAGGGTGATCGCGCCGCCCCTGTCCAACTACACTATGTCCTATGTGCAGCCCACTCTGTTCAGCAGTACACCGAGCTACCCAAGCAAGTACGACGTGTTCCAAGTCCCTGGGGGCACTCTTGTGGTACCACGGAGCGCGGACCTCACGAGCTACTTGGCACCGCCACCTCCGCCGCAGCAGCTCTTCTACTCGCCGCTGTCACTACAGCCACAACCTTCGCACTATGCATTTTTAAGCAACACGGCTGTCCAGGCGCCACCGTTGGTGCCGTTCAGCCTGCAGCCTCCTGAACAACCAACATTCCCCTCGTTCGTGAACAACGCTTTTGTGTCTACTGCGAGCTACGCGAGTCCACCAGAACCGCTCCCATCATCATATGGTTCGGCGCCTTCGAACGATCTCTTTCTGACTGGTGGCACACACTTGTTACAGCCGACGGATCCATTCCCCAAAGTCTGCCCGCTGCTCGAGAGCAAGCAGGAGACGCCCGAGCAGACGAGCTATGCAGCAGCAGCGCCTTTTGCGAACTTCCATGGCGACACCAGCACAAGCCCAGCACCGTTCTCGACCAGCGGACCTTACAGCAGCCCCAAGTCACTGCCGTTCCCCAAGACGGGCCTTCCCGCACCCCGGCCTATCTTGGCTTGTCCGCGCGCCCAAGAAGCCGCTAACCCCGTGCCGTCGCTGCCGGCGCCTTGCCCGAGACCTTTGCAGAGGCCGTTTGAACCAGACTCCAGGTTTTCAATGGGCACTCTTAGGACCGAGCCGGAGCCGCCGCTCTGCCACGGTGAGGAGACGCGACTGTGCTTCGGTTCTCCACCGCTGTCAGCTTCCTCTCTGTCCAGCTTGGACAACGCCAGCAGTGCGGACACTGTCAGAGTCACGCTCACAGACTCGTCAAGCACCCTTGAGTTTCCCCCTGTGGAGCTGAAGGTACCAGACGAGCCCATAGCACCCGTCCTGCCAACAACACCTCCAGTGCCAACTCCTGTGCCCACACCGCCTCCTTCAACACCTCAGCTGCTAGAAAATGTGGACAAAGTGCATGATATCTATGCCTTTGAAACTAACTCGGATGAAGAGAGTGGAGTGCCCAAATTCAAGTTTCAGAAGAGGCATGAGGTGGCGAAATACTGCTATGCAGGCTGTGCTCGCACACAGCCTTTTCGACGCCGGGGGAGTTATGACATGTTTGACTTCTTAGCATCAGTGCATCGCAAGGCACCAGCACCAGAGTTCCATTGCAAGGATGAAGAGACAGATGAGTGTGTTCAACGACGTCGTAGCATCCAGGATAAGGAATTAGCCACAATAATCAGCTTCCACCGCCTCAAAGACAGTGCCAAGGCCACAGTGGGTGTTTATCGTTCATTAATCCATGGACGAGGGCTTTACTCCATGCGGGACATAGATGCTGGTGAAATGGTGATTGAATATGCAGGAGAGGTAATCAGGTCAGTGTTGACAGACAAGCGGGAACGGTTGTATGAGAGCAGAGGCATCGGCTGTTATATGTTTCGCATTGATGAGGACCAAGTAGTGGACGCCACAACACATGGCAATGCTGCTCGTTTCATCAATCACTCTTGTGATCCCAACTGTTTCTCCAAAGTGATAACAGTGTATGGACAGAAACACATCATCATATATGCACTTCGCAAAATCCACAAGGGTGAAGAACTGACTTATGACTACAAGTTTCCAAAGGAAGATGTCAAGATTCCCTGTACATGTGGTGCCCGACGTTGTCGCAAGTTCCTCAACTGA
- the LOC144111760 gene encoding DENN domain-containing protein 10-like, whose protein sequence is MAAVDDLKAVGVIEKDTNNDVLWTWSYPSFTSQYRSLLLAKCDLENDSMSSERPVWFRYCHHHRDWFYMYQTEVFDSDNLSRVKLFVLVLHTKDFSPEKYETLSRILSKVYCKTGDPTALLRLFLSVSVKGSCTTEENGTFLLSNFDRRRSMTHVPIKDIIKMFGLETIIIYTALILKKRVIVYHHKLNVLLNYVRALTALSQHKPEWEHFYPFMELSAIEVAELSEMTHYLAGFRDASIEGRLELYDVFVNLAAIEITVAPHSKDAFQMSKMHKEIAMFMVRQADNDNLSDQDVVQDIAAKTEELLHNMKSAMAPGTSGKPVVSFAKLQELKLAPALENFYWNLAVAEGLVDA, encoded by the exons ATGGCTGCTGTTGACGATTTGAAAGCAGTTGGTGTTATCG AGAAAGACACCAACAACGATGTGCTGTGGACGTGGTCTTACCCATCGTTCACGTCACAATATCGTTCTTTGCTCCTGGCAAAATGCGACTTGGAGAACGATAGCATGTCGAGCGAACGGCCTGTGTGGTTCCGCTACTGTCACCATCACAGGGACTGGTTTTATATGTACCAAACTGAAGTCTTTGACAGCGATAACTTAAGCCGG GTTAAACTCTTCGTCCTCGTGCTGCACACCAAAGACTTCAGCCCCGAGAAATATGAGACGCTCTCGAGGATACTTAGCAAAGTGTACTGCAAGACTGGAGACCCCACGGCACTGCTGCGACTTTTTTTGTCAGTGTCTGTCAAAGGATCGTGTACAACAGAAGAGAACGGAACGTTTCTATTGAGCAATTTTGATCGGAGACGCAGCATGACGCACGTGCCCATCAAAG ATATCATAAAGATGTTTGGTCTGGAGACGATCATCATCTACACTGCACTCATTCTGAAAAAGAGGGTGATTGTCTACCATCATAAACTGAACGTTTTGCTCAACTATGTCAG GGCCTTGACAGCTTTGAGCCAGCACAAACCAGAGTGGGAACACTTCTACCCCTTTATGGAGTTGAGTGCTATTGAAGTGGCAGAGCTTTCCGAGATGACCCATTATTTGGCAGGATTCCGTGATGCCAGCATTGAGGGCCGCTTAGAACTGTATGATGTCTTCGTCAATTTAGCCGCCATTGAAATTACTGTGGCACCCCACTCAAAAG ATGCCTTCCAGATGAGCAAGATGCACAAGGAAATTGCCATGTTCATGGTGCGGCAGGCAGATAATGATAATTTATCGGACCAAGATGTTGTGCAG GACATTGCAGCAAAGACAGAGGAGCTGCTACACAACATGAAGAGTGCTATGGCACCTGGCACAAGTGGCAAGCCAGTGGTCAGCTTTGCAAAGCTTCAGGAGCTAAAGCTAGCACCTGCCCTGGAAAACTTTTACTGGAACTTGGCTGTGGCTGAAGGACTCGTTGATGCCTAG
- the LOC144111744 gene encoding F-box/WD repeat-containing protein 4: MSCSDPMFVLLPPDVLYVVCSYCDVRTLGRLSCVCKRFNAFLKHSYVWSRRSRNIVATNQTDRRMLQRSRHLLEPVEKCWQSLRWQTGRYHERVLLQHYTIYMPWLQLERDALWYSKGAAILKFKRLADGSLGENVLLTLRGHADDVGRFVCKNGLVVSGGNDGSLCIWTATQGLSVHNRWHCNSKAINSVDYSNNIVVTGSQDRTVKVWTLNGGSSSLRYTIPIWDRVCSVALHESNRILLTGSAGCNGIEPLQAFDLSSGSRVAILGTNHRNGAGVLHVYPESPTEVLSCGYDTFIRLWDMRCPTRCVSSWEDPHDSAVYCLATDHNVTVLSGTSRYGVVRLWDKRMTSPVKMYYVGRGNSPVYSLAFDPCYMYVALDRSLNMLSFTGSSWTPQATNEVF; encoded by the exons ATGTCTTGCTCGGACCCTATGTTCGTTCTGCTCCCACCTGATGTCCTATACGTTGTGTGCTCCTATTGCGATGTACGAACATTGGGGCGGCTTAGCTGCGTTTGTAAGCGATTCAACGCTTTCTTGAAGCATAGCTATGTCTGGAGCCGAAGGAGCAGGAACATTGTGGCTACGAACCAAACCGACAGGCGAATGCTTCAGCG GTCTCGCCATCTGCtggagccagtggagaagtgctGGCAGTCGCTGCGATGGCAAACTGGACGCTACCATGAGCGGGTTCTCCTTCAGCACTACACGAT TTACATGCCATGGCTTCAGCTGGAACGTGATGCGCTGTGGTACAGCAAGGGAGCAGCTATCCTCAAGTTCAAACGACTGGCAGATGGGAGCCTCGGAGAAAACGTGTTGCTGACACTTCGTGGTCACGCAGATGACGTTGGCcgctttgtttgcaaaaatgggcTGGTGGTCAGCGGAGGGAA TGATGGGTCCCTCTGCATCTGGACGGCAACTCAAGGACTGAGCGTACATAACCGTTGGCACTGCAACAGCAAAGCTATCAACAGTGTTGACTACAGTAATAACATTGTGGTTACTGGATCCCAAGACAGAACTGTCAAG GTGTGGACACTGAATGGAGGGTCATCAAGTCTGCGCTACACCATCCCCATCTGGGATCGTGTATGCTCGGTGGCATTGCATGAGTCTAACAGGATTTTGCTGACGGGTTCTGCTGGTTGTAACGGGATTGAACCACTTCAGGCCTTCGACTTGAGCTC CGGATCTCGTGTTGCCATATTGGGGACAAATCACCGCAACGGTGCTGGTGTGCTGCATGTCTACCCTGAGTCGCCAACGGAGGTGCTATCCTGTGGATACGACACATTCATCCGCCTTTGGGACATGCGGTGTCCTACCAGATG TGTTTCTTCTTGGGAAGACCCCCACGACTCTGCTGTCTACTGTCTTGCCACGGACCACAATGTGACTGTGCTGAGTGGCACCAGTCGTTATGGTGTGGTGCGACTCTGGGACAAGCGCATGACCTCACCAGTTAAG ATGTATTATGTTGGCAGAGGAAACAGCCCAGTCTATTCATTGGCATTTGACCCTTGTTACATGTATGTGGCCCTCGACCGGTCCCTCAACATGCTGTCCTTCACGGGTTCTTCGTGGACTCCCCAAGCCACCAACGAAGTGTTCTAG